A region of Thiofilum sp. DNA encodes the following proteins:
- a CDS encoding LPS-assembly protein LptD: MLPLSSLRYLALSLAISPVVTLAATPSTWKVCPPSARANTIPKPSQLDPDATYVEADNALLQDQGDSILEGDVIIAQSKQALRAASATYNKQTQQVNAQGQVRLESEQLELNSEQINYNLGTGAGEIFAAYYRLPTSDARGKSAKMIRDGERLTQLQAATYTTCPPHNETWRIEADQIQLYHQENRGVARKVKLKVKDIPVFYFPYFSFPLEEKRKSGFLVPEFKSDDKSGLQISFPYYFNLAPHYDLTVAPTVLSQRGLMVKNEFRYLQPNHKGNFVFNVIPSDRKRDGKLRYQFDIDQSMQLAQGKKGSLTLKAGGVSDNDYIDDFGGSLAATSTVNLERNLTYKLERQNWSFHAVAQDFQVLTTETDAYTRLPQFTFNFTPKQKPLGLQLQTTTEYTHFYSKDQPKAQRLHVKVKASKPIEKEWGFIRPSISLDHTSYSIDRNDKSTISRTLPTVSLDSGLIFEKRRVDNIIQTLEPRLFYTYTPYKDQADIPIFDSAEKTLTYNELFAENRFTGKDRVNDANRLTTSLTTRLQNTKTGREKLRASIGQIAYFDERKVTLPDQSTQTGKRSEVVMELSGELNARTRVTGSAFYDTKTGTLTASQAELNYKDQRERLLNVNYGKRKDSYEAIGITTVRPINNRWKVAAGWDYDLKNHRTLENVGGVQYESCCWKTRVAARRYLQNDNTTYDQAVFVEFELKGLGSLGSGARTLLQNRVTGYE, translated from the coding sequence ATGTTGCCACTCTCATCTTTACGTTACTTAGCCTTAAGCTTAGCGATTAGCCCAGTAGTTACCTTGGCAGCCACACCTTCTACTTGGAAAGTGTGTCCTCCGAGTGCACGCGCTAATACTATTCCCAAGCCAAGCCAACTAGATCCTGATGCTACCTATGTCGAGGCAGACAATGCCCTATTACAAGATCAAGGCGATTCGATTTTAGAGGGTGATGTGATTATCGCCCAAAGCAAACAAGCACTGCGGGCTGCCAGCGCCACTTATAATAAACAAACGCAGCAGGTGAATGCCCAAGGTCAAGTGCGCCTTGAAAGTGAACAGCTAGAACTCAATAGTGAGCAAATTAATTACAACCTCGGAACCGGAGCGGGGGAAATTTTTGCCGCTTATTATCGTCTGCCTACGTCGGATGCACGCGGTAAAAGTGCCAAAATGATTCGGGATGGCGAGCGTTTAACTCAACTCCAAGCGGCTACCTATACCACCTGCCCCCCTCATAATGAAACATGGCGTATTGAGGCTGATCAGATTCAACTCTATCATCAAGAAAATCGCGGTGTAGCACGTAAGGTCAAATTAAAAGTTAAAGACATACCCGTATTTTATTTTCCTTACTTTTCTTTTCCTTTAGAAGAAAAACGTAAGTCTGGTTTTCTAGTACCCGAATTTAAAAGCGATGATAAATCCGGTTTACAAATAAGCTTCCCTTATTACTTTAATCTAGCCCCCCATTATGACCTCACAGTTGCCCCCACTGTATTGAGTCAACGCGGCTTGATGGTTAAAAATGAGTTTCGCTACCTACAACCTAATCACAAAGGCAATTTTGTTTTTAATGTCATTCCTAGTGACCGAAAACGTGATGGTAAATTACGCTATCAATTTGATATAGATCAGAGTATGCAATTGGCACAAGGTAAAAAAGGTAGCCTAACGTTGAAAGCGGGCGGAGTGTCTGACAATGACTATATTGATGATTTTGGAGGATCGTTGGCGGCTACCAGTACTGTGAACTTAGAGCGTAATTTAACTTATAAATTAGAGCGGCAAAATTGGTCTTTTCATGCCGTTGCTCAAGACTTCCAAGTGTTGACTACTGAAACCGATGCTTATACCCGCTTGCCACAATTTACGTTTAACTTTACTCCTAAGCAAAAACCTCTCGGCTTACAATTACAAACCACTACGGAATACACCCATTTCTATAGCAAGGATCAGCCCAAAGCGCAGCGCCTACACGTTAAAGTTAAAGCCTCCAAACCGATTGAAAAAGAATGGGGCTTTATTCGTCCCAGTATTAGTTTAGATCATACTAGCTATTCTATTGATCGGAATGATAAAAGTACTATTAGTCGCACTCTACCTACAGTCAGCTTAGATTCCGGTTTGATTTTTGAGAAACGCCGCGTGGATAATATTATTCAAACCCTAGAGCCACGCCTATTCTATACCTATACCCCGTATAAAGATCAGGCTGATATACCGATTTTTGACTCGGCGGAAAAAACTTTAACTTATAATGAGTTATTTGCCGAAAATCGTTTTACCGGAAAAGATCGGGTGAATGATGCTAACCGTCTGACGACCTCTTTAACTACTCGCCTACAGAACACTAAAACTGGACGTGAAAAGTTACGTGCTAGTATTGGGCAAATTGCTTATTTTGATGAGCGCAAAGTGACTTTGCCTGATCAAAGCACTCAAACCGGCAAGCGCTCTGAAGTGGTTATGGAATTGTCCGGTGAATTAAATGCACGCACACGGGTCACGGGTAGTGCTTTTTATGATACCAAAACTGGGACATTGACTGCCTCTCAAGCAGAGCTTAATTATAAAGATCAGCGCGAGCGTTTATTAAATGTGAATTATGGCAAGCGTAAAGATAGTTATGAGGCCATCGGTATTACCACGGTTCGACCTATTAATAATCGTTGGAAGGTCGCGGCTGGTTGGGATTATGATCTTAAAAATCACCGTACCTTAGAAAATGTGGGCGGTGTACAATATGAAAGCTGTTGTTGGAAAACGCGTGTAGCTGCACGCCGCTATTTACAAAACGATAATACTACCTATGATCAAGCCGTTTTTGTGGAATTTGAATTAAAAGGCTTAGGTAGTTTAGGTAGTGGTGCACGCACGCTATTACAAAATCGTGTGACCGGCTACGAGTAA
- the pdxA gene encoding 4-hydroxythreonine-4-phosphate dehydrogenase PdxA has translation MSMRPRIALTCGEPAGIGPDIIATLASRMSWPADMVVIGDPDVVAQRAKRLGLNLRLRPYQAQEAVRPCQAGEIFIETVSCPAPVIAGQLNVQNAKAVLRTLDRATQGCLNGEFAAMVTAPLHKGIINDAGIPFTGHTEYLAELTRAPLPVMLLLAGRLRVALATTHLPLKAVSDAITYQSLEQVITILARDLERRFGIPNPRILVCGLNPHAGEGGHLGREEIDTIIPVIRDMQQQGFNVVGPLPADTLFTPRHLEPADAVLAMFHDQGLPVLKYAGFGQAVNITLGLPIVRTSVDHGTALDLAGTGKADTGSMLTAIQLALEITQRQMVNA, from the coding sequence ATGAGTATGCGTCCGCGTATTGCCCTCACCTGCGGTGAACCTGCGGGTATTGGCCCTGATATAATTGCCACTTTAGCCAGTCGTATGAGTTGGCCAGCCGATATGGTCGTGATTGGTGATCCTGATGTAGTGGCGCAACGTGCTAAGCGTTTAGGACTGAATCTGCGCCTGCGCCCTTATCAAGCGCAGGAAGCAGTACGTCCTTGTCAAGCGGGTGAGATTTTTATTGAAACAGTATCTTGTCCTGCCCCCGTAATTGCAGGTCAATTGAATGTACAAAACGCCAAAGCCGTATTACGTACTCTAGATCGCGCCACCCAAGGCTGTCTCAATGGTGAATTTGCTGCCATGGTCACGGCTCCACTGCATAAGGGCATTATTAATGATGCGGGGATTCCCTTTACTGGTCATACCGAATATTTAGCTGAGCTTACGCGTGCTCCTTTGCCGGTTATGCTCTTATTGGCAGGACGCTTACGTGTGGCATTAGCGACCACGCATTTACCTCTTAAAGCCGTGAGTGATGCGATTACTTATCAGAGCTTGGAACAGGTGATTACGATTTTGGCACGCGATTTAGAGCGCCGTTTTGGCATTCCTAATCCGCGTATTTTGGTCTGTGGTCTCAATCCTCATGCGGGTGAAGGTGGACACTTAGGGCGTGAAGAAATTGATACGATTATTCCCGTGATACGCGATATGCAGCAACAAGGCTTTAATGTGGTGGGACCTTTGCCTGCCGATACCTTATTTACTCCTCGCCACTTAGAACCGGCTGATGCAGTATTGGCTATGTTTCATGATCAGGGATTGCCTGTATTGAAATATGCTGGATTTGGTCAGGCAGTGAATATTACCTTAGGTTTGCCGATTGTTAGAACTTCGGTAGACCACGGCACTGCATTAGATTTGGCGGGCACAGGTAAGGCGGATACGGGGAGCATGTTGACTGCTATACAGCTAGCACTAGAAATAACTCAACGTCAGATGGTGAATGCCTAG
- the rsxA gene encoding electron transport complex subunit RsxA yields MTDYLLILVSTVWVNNFVLSQFLGLCPFMGVSRRLDTAMGMGLATTFVLTLASILSYMVSTYLLEPFGLEYLRTISFILVIAAIVGFTEMAIRKTSPVLHNVLGIYLPLITTNCAVLGVALLNVQKQHSFIESALYGIGAALGFTLVMILFAGIRERIAAGDVPETFQGNAIGLITAGLMALAFMGFSGLVKT; encoded by the coding sequence ATGACCGATTACCTACTCATTTTAGTTAGTACTGTTTGGGTGAACAACTTTGTTCTCTCCCAATTTTTGGGGCTTTGTCCCTTTATGGGGGTGTCACGTCGCCTAGATACTGCGATGGGCATGGGGCTAGCGACTACCTTTGTCCTCACCTTAGCCTCTATCTTAAGTTATATGGTCAGCACTTACCTACTAGAACCCTTTGGATTGGAGTATCTACGCACGATTAGTTTTATTTTGGTTATTGCCGCCATTGTAGGCTTTACTGAAATGGCAATCCGTAAAACTAGCCCCGTACTGCACAATGTGTTAGGGATTTATTTACCCCTGATTACTACCAACTGTGCGGTCTTAGGGGTAGCCCTACTTAATGTACAAAAACAACATAGCTTTATTGAATCCGCTCTGTACGGGATAGGGGCTGCTTTAGGTTTTACATTAGTCATGATCTTATTTGCGGGGATTAGAGAGCGCATTGCTGCTGGTGATGTCCCTGAAACTTTCCAAGGTAATGCCATTGGTTTGATTACAGCCGGTCTCATGGCATTAGCCTTTATGGGCTTTTCTGGATTAGTGAAAACTTAA
- the rsxB gene encoding electron transport complex subunit RsxB, whose translation MLSAILIIGGLAAVLGLLLGYAALKFKVEGDPLAEKIDKLLPQTQCGQCTFPGCRPYAEAIAKGEADINQCPPGGEDTMKALAELLGVEPKPLDAEHEANPIPLVAVIDETICIGCTLCIKACPVDAIVGTSKLMHTVIASECTGCKLCLPPCPVDCITMEPQTIEPSTWKWPYPVYELRPAPTHTQEQAA comes from the coding sequence ATGTTAAGCGCAATTCTTATTATTGGAGGCTTAGCAGCCGTATTAGGCTTATTACTAGGCTATGCTGCCCTTAAATTTAAGGTCGAGGGTGATCCACTGGCAGAGAAAATCGACAAACTCCTGCCCCAAACTCAATGTGGACAATGCACCTTTCCCGGGTGTCGCCCTTATGCCGAAGCTATTGCTAAAGGTGAGGCAGACATTAATCAATGCCCTCCGGGCGGCGAAGACACCATGAAAGCACTTGCCGAATTATTAGGTGTGGAACCCAAACCCTTAGATGCAGAACATGAGGCTAACCCTATTCCCCTAGTGGCAGTGATTGATGAGACTATCTGCATAGGCTGCACTTTATGTATTAAAGCTTGTCCTGTGGATGCTATTGTCGGAACGTCTAAACTTATGCACACCGTGATTGCTAGCGAGTGTACTGGCTGCAAACTGTGCTTACCGCCTTGTCCAGTAGACTGCATTACCATGGAACCTCAAACGATAGAGCCGAGTACTTGGAAATGGCCTTATCCCGTCTATGAATTGCGCCCTGCTCCCACTCACACACAGGAGCAAGCAGCATGA
- the rsxC gene encoding electron transport complex subunit RsxC, whose product MSQTWPLPVGLKLADYHKSISNQQPTQAIIPTQGEHLIIPLLQHSGAKPHLEIALGDYVYKGQLLAKPQGNISAGVHASTSGTIVAIEPHVIAHNSGLADLCVVLEADGKDDWGNTRLPRLDYQQTDLKTLVNRVRECGVVGLGGAVFPTDVKLNVRQPVTTLILNGAECEPYITCDDRLMREHAAEIIAGAQIILHMIQAEQCLIGIEDNKPEAISAMQQAVSAIADKRFEVVTIPTIYPSGGKKQLTYILTGKEVPSGGRGGDAGALCINVGTTRSVYQAIVQGEPLIHRYVTVSGEAIKQAGNFEVPLGLPMSRLIAAAQGSTISEPWLTMGGSMMPLPLVSPQIPVVKATNCLLVRPPPNTEVVMPCIRCGRCAEVCPVSLLPQQLYWYARSKEMEQVERYHLFDCIECGCCSYVCPSHIPLVDYYRFAKAEIKAQRDTRHKAEVARTRHEFRQERIERVQREKAEKLAKHKTALKEQESSSKEGTAETDAKKAAIQAALERAKAKKAQQANTTSSSTEGSA is encoded by the coding sequence ATGAGTCAAACTTGGCCCTTGCCTGTGGGCTTAAAACTCGCTGATTACCATAAATCAATCTCTAATCAGCAACCGACCCAAGCTATTATTCCTACTCAAGGCGAGCACTTAATTATTCCGCTATTGCAACACTCAGGCGCTAAACCTCATTTAGAAATAGCGCTGGGCGACTATGTGTATAAGGGGCAACTCTTAGCCAAACCCCAAGGTAATATTAGTGCCGGAGTTCATGCCTCAACCTCTGGAACTATTGTAGCCATTGAACCGCATGTGATTGCCCACAACTCTGGCTTGGCGGATTTATGTGTAGTACTCGAAGCGGATGGCAAAGATGATTGGGGTAATACCCGTTTACCTAGATTGGATTATCAACAAACTGACTTAAAGACCCTAGTCAATCGAGTACGCGAGTGCGGTGTAGTAGGATTAGGTGGGGCAGTCTTTCCAACCGATGTTAAGCTCAATGTACGCCAGCCAGTCACTACCCTCATCCTGAATGGCGCAGAATGTGAACCCTATATCACTTGTGATGATCGCCTGATGCGTGAGCATGCCGCTGAAATTATAGCGGGAGCACAAATTATTTTGCACATGATACAAGCCGAGCAGTGCTTAATTGGCATTGAGGATAATAAGCCAGAAGCCATTAGTGCTATGCAACAGGCGGTCAGTGCTATAGCGGATAAACGCTTTGAAGTCGTGACTATTCCGACTATTTACCCCTCTGGTGGCAAAAAACAACTTACCTATATTCTAACCGGTAAAGAAGTACCTAGCGGTGGACGTGGAGGGGATGCGGGTGCTTTATGTATTAATGTAGGAACTACTAGATCAGTCTATCAAGCTATCGTCCAAGGTGAGCCTTTGATCCATCGCTATGTAACAGTTTCAGGCGAGGCTATTAAGCAGGCGGGTAATTTTGAAGTACCTTTGGGTTTGCCCATGTCGCGCTTGATTGCAGCGGCCCAAGGCTCCACTATCTCTGAGCCGTGGCTTACTATGGGGGGGTCTATGATGCCACTACCGCTAGTGTCACCTCAGATTCCTGTAGTGAAAGCGACGAACTGCCTCCTTGTGCGCCCCCCACCTAACACTGAAGTCGTCATGCCTTGTATTCGTTGCGGGCGCTGTGCCGAGGTATGTCCGGTAAGCTTATTGCCTCAGCAGCTTTATTGGTATGCACGCTCTAAAGAGATGGAACAAGTAGAACGTTATCATCTCTTTGACTGCATTGAGTGTGGCTGCTGTAGTTATGTGTGCCCTAGCCATATTCCTCTAGTGGATTATTACCGCTTTGCCAAGGCTGAAATTAAGGCACAACGCGATACACGCCATAAGGCTGAAGTGGCTAGAACTCGCCATGAATTTAGACAAGAGCGTATCGAGCGAGTGCAACGCGAAAAGGCAGAAAAACTGGCTAAGCATAAAACCGCACTCAAAGAGCAAGAAAGCTCCAGCAAAGAAGGTACAGCCGAAACGGATGCTAAAAAAGCAGCTATCCAAGCTGCCTTAGAACGTGCTAAAGCTAAAAAAGCTCAGCAAGCCAACACCACTAGCTCATCGACTGAGGGTAGCGCATGA
- the rsxD gene encoding electron transport complex subunit RsxD: MNPHYTVAQVMQQVLLALIPGIAVMLWFFGWGVITNLVLASLFALTFEALMLYMRKRPLQPFLTDYSALLTACLLALALPPYAPWWLIAVGMLFAIVLAKHLYGGLGYNPFNPAMIGYAALLVSFPLEMTLWPSASGGFGVLDLGSTLSKVFGSGLSNWDAYTHATALDSMKIGLNLHQTPSQLMQTEGMGLIGSQGWEWVNLAFLVGGAWMLYKRVITWHIPIAVLLGLTLLATLFWLYSPNHYPNPLFHLLSGATMLGAFFIATDPVTASTTPLGKVIFGLGIGGLVYVIRTWGGYPDAIAFAVIVMNMAVPLLDSYTQPRVYGRKRSL, translated from the coding sequence ATGAATCCCCATTACACTGTTGCTCAAGTCATGCAGCAAGTCCTATTAGCCTTGATTCCGGGCATAGCGGTAATGCTCTGGTTTTTTGGGTGGGGCGTGATCACTAATCTGGTATTAGCCAGCTTATTTGCCCTTACTTTTGAAGCGTTGATGCTTTATATGCGCAAGCGCCCGCTGCAACCTTTTTTAACCGATTATAGCGCCCTGCTCACTGCCTGCTTATTAGCGTTAGCCTTACCGCCTTATGCGCCTTGGTGGTTAATCGCAGTGGGGATGTTATTTGCCATTGTATTAGCCAAACATTTGTATGGAGGTTTGGGTTATAACCCTTTTAATCCAGCCATGATTGGTTATGCCGCTTTGCTAGTATCCTTTCCGCTGGAGATGACTCTTTGGCCTAGTGCAAGTGGTGGTTTCGGAGTATTAGATTTAGGTAGCACACTGAGTAAAGTATTCGGTAGTGGCTTAAGCAATTGGGATGCTTATACGCATGCCACTGCCTTAGACAGTATGAAAATTGGCTTAAATCTCCATCAAACTCCTAGCCAATTAATGCAAACAGAAGGCATGGGTTTAATAGGTAGTCAAGGTTGGGAGTGGGTTAATCTAGCCTTTTTAGTAGGTGGTGCTTGGATGCTCTATAAGCGTGTCATCACTTGGCATATTCCAATCGCCGTACTATTGGGTTTGACACTCTTAGCAACCTTATTTTGGTTGTATAGCCCTAATCATTATCCTAACCCGCTATTCCATCTATTGAGTGGAGCCACTATGCTAGGCGCCTTTTTTATTGCAACCGATCCGGTGACAGCGAGTACTACGCCACTAGGTAAAGTTATTTTTGGTCTGGGCATTGGTGGTTTGGTGTATGTGATTCGCACTTGGGGGGGTTATCCAGATGCCATTGCTTTTGCGGTCATAGTGATGAATATGGCAGTACCATTACTAGATAGCTATACCCAACCACGGGTCTATGGACGGAAGCGTAGCCTATGA
- the rsxG gene encoding electron transport complex subunit RsxG: protein MNIPLPAWLQKNEVGQATVFLAGFALIGVLALTLANYFTKARIAENEQHTLLQRFSSIIEPQLYNNQLLTDRVLLPAQELGSADPVLVYRARKDQIPVAALFVVSAPDGYSGRIQLAIGVDAQHTITGVRVLKHKETPGLGDKIEIERSNWILGFNQKSLSNPSLDAWKVRKDGGEFDQFTGATITPRAIVGSVRRTLEWSNTHFDELFKRPSTPMEGKH from the coding sequence ATGAATATTCCCTTACCTGCTTGGCTACAAAAAAACGAAGTGGGACAAGCCACTGTTTTCTTAGCTGGATTTGCGTTAATTGGTGTGCTTGCTCTCACGTTAGCTAACTACTTTACTAAAGCACGTATTGCTGAGAATGAGCAGCACACGTTATTGCAACGCTTTAGTTCGATTATTGAGCCTCAGCTTTATAATAATCAGCTCCTGACCGACCGAGTACTATTACCGGCTCAGGAATTAGGGAGTGCTGATCCTGTGCTAGTGTATCGTGCGCGTAAAGATCAAATACCTGTAGCAGCACTTTTTGTAGTCAGCGCCCCCGATGGTTATAGCGGACGTATTCAATTAGCGATTGGGGTGGATGCTCAGCACACTATTACCGGAGTACGAGTGCTTAAACATAAAGAAACCCCCGGTCTAGGTGATAAAATCGAAATCGAGCGCAGCAACTGGATTTTAGGTTTTAATCAAAAATCCCTCAGCAATCCTAGCCTAGACGCTTGGAAAGTGCGTAAAGACGGGGGTGAATTTGATCAATTCACCGGAGCCACTATTACGCCGCGTGCTATCGTGGGTAGCGTGCGCCGCACGCTAGAATGGTCAAACACACACTTTGATGAGTTATTTAAGCGCCCTAGTACACCTATGGAGGGCAAACACTAA
- a CDS encoding electron transport complex subunit E, protein MSTADHKVYRKIIMDGLWNNNPGLVQLLGLCPLMAVTTNFINGFGLGIATLVALTASNVAIAIVRNLIRPEIRIPVFVLIIAANVTLIELIMNAYFHDLYNVLGIFIALIVTNCIVIGRAEAFASKNTPVHTLLDSTMMGLGFMLVLCVLGGARELVAQGTLFAQAHLMFGEGAKVLTIVLNPDYKGMLLAALPPGAFIGLGFLVAFKKWIDTLLKERAKAQTRQPQTLTPPLGESV, encoded by the coding sequence ATGAGCACAGCGGATCATAAGGTCTACCGTAAAATTATCATGGATGGCTTATGGAATAATAATCCGGGCTTGGTGCAGTTATTGGGTCTATGTCCCCTGATGGCGGTTACTACCAATTTCATTAATGGCTTTGGCTTAGGCATTGCCACACTGGTAGCGCTCACTGCCTCCAATGTAGCCATTGCCATAGTGCGCAATCTCATTCGCCCAGAAATCCGTATTCCCGTATTTGTCTTAATCATTGCCGCCAATGTGACTTTGATTGAGCTGATTATGAATGCCTATTTTCATGATCTTTATAATGTGTTAGGTATCTTCATTGCCTTAATTGTGACTAACTGCATCGTGATTGGTCGCGCTGAAGCCTTTGCCTCTAAAAATACCCCTGTGCATACCCTATTAGACAGTACCATGATGGGCTTAGGCTTTATGTTAGTACTCTGTGTTTTAGGTGGGGCACGCGAATTAGTCGCTCAAGGTACTCTGTTTGCACAAGCGCATTTAATGTTTGGGGAGGGAGCCAAAGTACTCACTATTGTGCTCAATCCTGATTATAAAGGCATGCTCTTAGCCGCCCTACCACCCGGCGCTTTTATTGGTTTAGGCTTTTTAGTAGCGTTTAAAAAATGGATTGATACCCTACTCAAAGAACGCGCCAAAGCTCAAACACGCCAACCCCAAACACTGACTCCACCGCTAGGAGAATCGGTGTGA
- the nth gene encoding endonuclease III translates to MNAANRAEMFRRWQAANPHPTTELEYQSAFELLIAVILSAQATDKSVNKATKPLFARANTPEQIVALGIDGLKAYIKTIGLYNNKATNIMATCQQLMEKHQSQVPANRAALEALPGVGRKTANVILNTAFGQPTMAVDTHIFRLANRTGLAPGKTVIAVEQHLLKNIPPEYLHDAHHWLILHGRYVCTARKPKCSACIVVDLCEFQEKTLPC, encoded by the coding sequence GTGAATGCAGCCAACCGTGCGGAAATGTTTCGCCGTTGGCAAGCCGCCAATCCACACCCTACCACTGAGCTTGAGTATCAGTCTGCCTTTGAATTATTAATCGCCGTGATCTTATCGGCACAAGCCACTGATAAAAGTGTTAATAAAGCGACTAAGCCTTTATTCGCTAGAGCCAACACCCCCGAACAAATAGTGGCACTAGGGATTGATGGCCTAAAAGCGTATATTAAAACCATTGGTCTTTATAATAATAAAGCAACTAATATTATGGCGACCTGCCAGCAACTGATGGAAAAACATCAATCACAAGTCCCCGCCAACCGAGCGGCTTTAGAAGCACTCCCAGGTGTGGGGCGTAAAACCGCGAATGTGATTTTAAATACCGCCTTTGGTCAGCCCACTATGGCGGTGGACACCCACATTTTCCGCTTAGCTAATCGTACTGGACTCGCTCCGGGCAAAACGGTAATAGCAGTAGAACAACACTTACTAAAAAACATTCCGCCAGAATACTTACACGATGCCCATCATTGGCTCATTTTACATGGGCGTTATGTCTGTACTGCTCGTAAGCCTAAATGTTCTGCCTGTATAGTAGTGGACTTATGTGAATTCCAAGAGAAAACCCTACCATGCTAA
- a CDS encoding DUF1841 family protein yields the protein MLSSDRHTLRQFYQQTWLKAQQNQPLNALETQIAHVIQEHPEYQAWLTQAYMDQDFSPELGQTNPFLHLGLHLGLREQVATDRPAGIRALYQQLLVHYAAHDLEHQMMECLAESLWQAQRDQQAPNEVAYLACLEQLRKL from the coding sequence ATGCTAAGTAGTGATCGTCATACTTTGCGTCAGTTTTATCAGCAAACATGGTTAAAAGCTCAACAAAACCAGCCTCTCAATGCACTCGAAACCCAAATTGCTCATGTCATTCAAGAACACCCTGAATATCAAGCATGGCTGACTCAGGCATATATGGATCAAGACTTTAGCCCCGAATTAGGGCAAACTAATCCCTTTTTACATCTAGGCTTGCATTTAGGATTACGTGAGCAAGTAGCGACGGATCGACCAGCGGGAATTCGCGCATTGTACCAGCAATTATTAGTACACTATGCTGCGCACGATCTAGAACATCAGATGATGGAGTGCTTAGCGGAAAGCCTATGGCAAGCTCAACGAGATCAGCAAGCGCCGAATGAGGTAGCTTATTTAGCGTGTTTAGAACAACTGAGGAAATTATGA
- a CDS encoding M20 aminoacylase family protein, translating to MTLYQPIAVNSELHHTMQQWRRDIHQHPETAYEEFRTSAKVAQQLKALGLEIHEQMGGTGVVAVLQGTQGAGRHIGLRADMDALPLTELNTFEHKSCHHGKMHGCGHDGHTTMLLGAATYLAQHNDFKGTVYFIFQPAEEGFAGAKRMIEEGLFTRFPIEEVYGMHNWPDLPAGQFGIHAGAVMASTDSFYITVTGKGGHAAIPDSVVDPIIVTGQLILAIQTIVSRTLSPLQSGVVSITQVHGGSATNIIPEEVQLSGTIRTLDENQRALIKERLEHIVTQTAHAFGAHAALEIKPLYPVTQNTEREAEYCYEVAKSLVGESNAFWNPLPSMAAEDFSFMLQQRPGAYIWLGNGAPTHNKPLHNPYYDFNDGVLPLGASFWVRLVAERCA from the coding sequence ATGACTTTGTATCAACCGATTGCAGTTAATAGTGAATTGCATCACACCATGCAACAGTGGCGGCGTGATATTCATCAACATCCTGAAACTGCTTATGAAGAATTCCGTACCAGCGCTAAAGTAGCGCAACAACTCAAAGCATTAGGCTTAGAGATACATGAGCAGATGGGTGGTACGGGGGTGGTCGCAGTGCTTCAGGGCACACAAGGAGCAGGGCGACATATTGGTTTGCGTGCCGATATGGATGCTCTGCCTTTGACTGAACTTAATACCTTTGAGCATAAATCGTGTCATCACGGCAAAATGCATGGCTGTGGTCATGATGGTCATACCACCATGCTCCTAGGTGCGGCTACGTATTTAGCGCAACACAATGACTTTAAAGGGACGGTGTATTTCATTTTCCAACCCGCAGAGGAAGGCTTTGCGGGTGCGAAACGTATGATCGAAGAAGGGTTATTTACGCGCTTTCCGATCGAAGAAGTCTACGGTATGCATAATTGGCCCGACCTCCCTGCGGGGCAATTCGGTATTCATGCCGGAGCGGTCATGGCGTCAACGGATTCATTTTATATTACGGTTACGGGTAAAGGCGGGCACGCTGCAATTCCTGATAGTGTGGTTGACCCGATTATCGTCACGGGGCAATTAATTTTAGCCATTCAGACTATTGTGTCACGCACGCTTAGCCCACTTCAAAGCGGGGTCGTGAGTATTACTCAAGTACACGGCGGTAGTGCCACTAATATTATTCCCGAAGAAGTACAACTCAGTGGCACAATTCGCACCCTTGATGAAAACCAACGCGCTCTTATTAAAGAACGCTTAGAACATATTGTCACCCAAACCGCTCACGCCTTTGGTGCGCATGCCGCCTTGGAGATTAAACCACTCTACCCCGTTACCCAAAATACGGAGCGCGAAGCCGAATATTGCTATGAGGTCGCTAAAAGTTTAGTGGGTGAAAGCAATGCCTTTTGGAATCCCTTACCTAGTATGGCAGCCGAGGATTTCTCTTTTATGCTGCAACAACGTCCGGGGGCTTATATTTGGCTGGGCAATGGCGCTCCCACCCATAATAAACCGCTACATAATCCCTATTATGATTTTAATGATGGTGTACTGCCGCTAGGAGCCAGTTTTTGGGTGCGGTTGGTCGCTGAGCGCTGTGCTTAA